One region of Thalassophryne amazonica chromosome 16, fThaAma1.1, whole genome shotgun sequence genomic DNA includes:
- the zgc:112148 gene encoding Golgi apparatus membrane protein TVP23 homolog B has protein sequence MLRQASTDAPLFGDDDVTGSSKKSNIRHPLATFFHLFFRTSAILVYLLCDVFSNGFIGCMVTIILLLSCDFWTVKNVSGRLLVGLRWWNQVDEDGKSHWVFESRKSQSTTSSAESRIFWLGLIVCPLFWMIFVFSTIFSLSIKWLAVVIMGVVLQWANLYGYVKCKVGGKSNLRNMATNYFTTQIFKQAVKQTEAQSC, from the exons ATGCTACGACAG GCCTCCACAGACGCGCCTCTTTTTGGCGACGATGACGTCACGGGCAGCTCAAAAAAGTCCAACATTCG GCATCCTTTGGCAACATTTTTCCATCTTTTCTTCCGAACAAGTGCAATCTTAGTGTACTTGCTGTGTGATGTCTTCAGTAATGGTTTCATCGGCTGTATGGTTACAATTATTCTGCTGCTGTCATGTGACTTTTGGACTGTCAAG AATGTTTCTGGCAGGTTGTTGGTTGGTCTGAGGTGGTGGAATCAAGTGGATGAAGATGGCAAGAGCCACTGGGTGTTTGAATCAAGAAAG AGTCAGAGCACCACATCCAGTGCAGAGTCACGCATCTTCTGGCTGGGTCTCATCGTTTGCCCCCTTTTCTGGATGATTTTTGTGTTCAGCACCATCTTCAGTTTGAGTATTAAGTGGCTG GCGGTGGTGATTATGGGTGTAGTTTTGCAGTGGGCCAACCTCTATGGATATGTCAAGTGCAAAGTGGGCGGAAAGTCCAACCTGAGAAACATGGCAACCAACTATTTTACAACCCAAATTTTTAAGCAG GCAGTGAAACAAACAGAAGCACAGTCCTGTTAA